The Clostridia bacterium DNA segment GTCTTGTTGAAATTCTTGAAGATTATAATGAAAGGTTTGAACAGGACTTTACCTTAGCCACCCATGGAAAATTTAAAAAGGATATTGCAGCGCGGTTGGCGCACAAAAAGCCCTATGAACGTATTGAACGAACCCCCGAAAAACAGATTGACCTTTTAATTGTTGTCGATCAGATGCTCACAGGTTTTGACTCTAAATGGGTGAACACCCTTTATATGGATAAGGTGCTCAAATTTGAGAACATTATTCAGGCATTTTCTCGTACAAACCGTTTGTTTGGTCCGGATAAGCCTTTCGGAACGATTCGTTACTATCGTTATCCAAGCACAATGGAAAGAAATATCAATGAAGCGGTAGCTCTGTACTCAGGCAATAAGCCACTTGGCTTGTTCGTAGAACATTTGGATTATAACCTTGAGAAGATGAATCAAATATTTACGGATATCTCATGCCTGTATGCGTTGGCTGGTATTACGGATTTTTCTCACCTGCCAGATGATTTGGATAATTGCAGCAGGTTTGCCAAGCTGTTTAGTAGTCTTAATGAATTTATGGAAGCAGCAAAGATTCAAGGTTTCACATGGAAACAACAAAATTATCCTTTTGAGAATCCTAAAAAAGTTATTGAAATGACATTTGATGAGAACACTTATCTGATCTTGGCTTTGCGTTACAAAGAATTACTCACAGGAGGTGGAGGTGGTAGCGGCAGTGATATACCATTTGATATTGATAGTAATCTAATAGCCATCGACACTGGTAGAATTGATACCAATTACATGAACTCACGATTTGATAAATATCTTAAAGTGTTGCGCCAAGATGATATTGACAACGACCAGCTTCAAGCAACACTAGATGAGTTGCACAAATCTTTTGCGACTCTTACCCAAGAAGAACAGAAGTATGCCAATATTTTTATCCATGATGTTCAAAGTGGAAATGTTGAACTTGAGGATGGCAAGTTTTTTAGGGATTACATCACGGAATACCAGTTCTGCGCAAAAAAAGAGCAAGTCCACCAAGTAGCTAATGCTTTAGGGATTGATATTCAAAAATTGGTAAACCTTATGAATGTCGATATTCAAGAAGCGAATATCAATGAATATGGTAGGTTTGATGATCTGAAGAAAACTGTAGACAGAGATAAAGCAAGAGCTTATTTCGAAGCATTAGAAGGTACAAGTATAACAGCATTACGCCTGAGCATAAAAATTGAAAAGCTACTCAAAGACTTTATCCTCAGGGGAGGTTTTGATATCGACGAGCCTGAAAACAAATAACTAAATATGAATATTTGGTGAGAAAGAGTCAAACAGGTCTTGGCTCTTTTCTTTTTGCGGCTTACGCTGATGAAGGGTGATAAGGTTATCGAGTCGCTGAAATAGTAATCCGAGTTGCTTCTGCTCCGCTAAATTTTCCGGTGCAATGATGCAAATCCTCATCATTGTGTCAGCATTCAGTTTAGCACGACCACCACCGACCAAATAAGGCTCAATATTAGTTTGAGAAATAACATATTTTAAGAACTTGTTGTCTGCAATTTCCTTTTTCGCTTGAAGCACGTGAGCGTGGTTGTTTACCCATATTCTTCCATTTACATACTGTACAGGGTAGTTCTTTAAATCACTAGCACCATCTTCCGCGACAAGTATAAATTCACCATCGTGTGTATAACCTTCGACATAATCTTGAATACCGTTTGCTCCATAGTAAGGTGTACTTCCTGAGACTCTATCTAACGCCGTAATTGGGACTCGCAAATTGTCGTATCTATCGGCCCATGCATTTAACTTACGCTGTTCCCAATTGTTAGTGATTAAGACACATTAACAGAGACTTCTCAAATTCATAGTCTTAATCACTCTTGGGAACAGCGTAAGTTGAGTGGAATATTATGCTTATTAAAAGATGGAACCCATGGGACTCATCAAGATGTTGAAGACGGACCATTACTTTTGAGTGCTAAAAATATAAAAAACGGACAAATATGTTGGGATAGTTGTGATCGAAGAATATCGGGAAGTGAGTATGAAAAGATACATTCTAATTTTACTTTAGAAAAAGAAGATATTCTTCTAACAATAGTGGGTTCAATTGGAGAAACCGCTATTCTAAAGGATAATTATAGAATAACATTCCAAAGAAGTGTTGCTTATTTAAGACCAAAAACTAATGTGAATCCTGAATTTTTGTATAGTGAAATACAGTCGCCAAAATTTCAAAAAGAATTAATGAATCGAAAATCGACATCGGCACAGCCGGGAATATATCTTGGAGACCTATCAGTTATTCCTGTTTCTTATCCTAAAAATTTAGAGGAACAGAAACAGATCGGTAGTGCTTTTGTCAATCTTGACAAACTTATCACCCTTCATCAGCGTAAGCCACTTCTGCAAAGAAGGAGGTAAGCAGTATGTCAAATGAAGTTAGTAATGCAGATATTTTCTGCGATTATTATGCAAAATGGATTGATGTATACAAAAATGGTGCAGTTAGAAAAGTGACTATGGATAAATACTTGATGACACGCAAGTGGCTGGTCAAGCTTGTTCCGGGTTTGAGAATGAATGAACTTGATCGAACTCGATACCAACAATTACTCAATGAATATGCTGAGCACCATGAAAGGCAGACAGTTATGGATTTTCATCATCAGCTTAAGGGAGCAATTCTTGATGCTGTAGATGAAGGCTTGATTGACCGTGACCCTACTCGTAAAGCTATCATCAAAGGTAAAATTCCACGAGCCAAGAAAATAAAATATCTGAATCAATTTCAGCTTCAAACTTTGATTACATCTTTAGAACTAAAAGAAAAAATCAACTGGGATTATTTTATATTGCTGATATCAAAGACTGGTATGCGGTTCTCCGAAGCACTTGCGTTAACATCAGCGGATTTTGATTTTAGGAATCAGTCTGTGACTATAAGTAAGACTTGGGATTACAAAGGAAATGGGGGCTTTTTACCAACAAAAAATCGATCTTCGATACGCAAAATACAGATTGATTGGCAAACTGTGATTCGGTTTTCTGAGCTAACAAAAGGGATACCGCATGACAAGCCAATATTCGTAGATGGAAGGGTTTATAACTCGACCGTCAACCACAAGTTAGGA contains these protein-coding regions:
- a CDS encoding restriction endonuclease subunit S; the protein is MTNNWEQRKLNAWADRYDNLRVPITALDRVSGSTPYYGANGIQDYVEGYTHDGEFILVAEDGASDLKNYPVQYVNGRIWVNNHAHVLQAKKEIADNKFLKYVISQTNIEPYLVGGGRAKLNADTMMRICIIAPENLAEQKQLGLLFQRLDNLITLHQRKPQKEKSQDLFDSFSPNIHI
- a CDS encoding restriction endonuclease subunit S — encoded protein: MHSLNHSWEQRKLSGILCLLKDGTHGTHQDVEDGPLLLSAKNIKNGQICWDSCDRRISGSEYEKIHSNFTLEKEDILLTIVGSIGETAILKDNYRITFQRSVAYLRPKTNVNPEFLYSEIQSPKFQKELMNRKSTSAQPGIYLGDLSVIPVSYPKNLEEQKQIGSAFVNLDKLITLHQRKPLLQRRR
- a CDS encoding site-specific integrase — its product is MSNEVSNADIFCDYYAKWIDVYKNGAVRKVTMDKYLMTRKWLVKLVPGLRMNELDRTRYQQLLNEYAEHHERQTVMDFHHQLKGAILDAVDEGLIDRDPTRKAIIKGKIPRAKKIKYLNQFQLQTLITSLELKEKINWDYFILLISKTGMRFSEALALTSADFDFRNQSVTISKTWDYKGNGGFLPTKNRSSIRKIQIDWQTVIRFSELTKGIPHDKPIFVDGRVYNSTVNHKLGRLCKLCKIPVISIHGLRHTHASLLLFAGVSTASVARRLGHSSINTTQKTYLHIIQELENKDVDLVMRLLAGLS